One Lysinibacillus fusiformis genomic window carries:
- a CDS encoding tetratricopeptide repeat-containing glycosyltransferase family 2 protein, producing the protein MLTISLCMIVKDEESIIERCLDSVLHVVDEINIIDTGSTDRTKEIVQNYTARIFDFAWCDDFAKARNFSFQQATKDYILWLDADDVLTTEHQQKLLQLKKSLNPHTDAVSMNYYVLLDENGEIDTIEQRCRLVKRSRNFQWQGAVHESLRVDGRLYHSDVAITHLPLKKDTDRNIRIYEGLKAAGHLFSARETFHYANELKSHRRFLEAINQYNSFLDSALGSAEENIEACLNLADCYQHLQDSTQATQSVLQSLLYDQPRPETCCRIGRYFMEQLKNKEAIYWYSQALQQPSTTLGIHKRAYSTWMPHLQLSMLYDRLGLYENAQEHNEAARRYKPNDKRILDTKKYLYQRLNKGK; encoded by the coding sequence ATGCTAACTATTAGTTTATGCATGATTGTAAAAGATGAAGAAAGTATTATTGAGAGATGCCTAGATTCCGTTCTACATGTAGTGGATGAAATCAATATTATTGATACTGGCTCTACTGATCGTACAAAAGAAATTGTTCAAAACTATACCGCTCGTATCTTTGATTTTGCATGGTGCGATGATTTTGCAAAGGCTCGGAATTTTTCCTTCCAACAAGCGACGAAAGATTATATTCTATGGCTAGATGCAGATGATGTACTTACAACAGAACATCAGCAAAAGTTATTGCAACTTAAGAAATCACTTAATCCTCATACTGATGCTGTTTCAATGAACTATTACGTACTGTTAGATGAAAATGGAGAAATTGACACTATTGAACAAAGATGCCGTCTTGTAAAGCGTTCGCGGAATTTTCAATGGCAGGGTGCTGTCCATGAGTCTCTACGCGTAGACGGGAGACTTTACCATAGTGATGTAGCGATTACCCATTTACCATTAAAGAAAGATACAGATCGTAATATTCGAATTTATGAGGGCTTAAAGGCCGCAGGACATTTGTTTTCGGCAAGAGAAACGTTTCATTACGCAAATGAATTAAAAAGTCATCGGCGATTTTTAGAAGCCATTAATCAATATAATTCATTTCTTGATTCAGCCCTTGGCTCCGCTGAGGAAAATATTGAGGCATGCTTGAATTTAGCAGATTGCTATCAGCATTTACAAGATTCAACACAAGCAACTCAGTCCGTTTTACAATCATTATTGTATGATCAACCAAGACCTGAAACTTGTTGTCGAATCGGTCGTTATTTTATGGAGCAATTAAAAAATAAAGAAGCAATTTATTGGTATTCACAAGCATTACAACAACCTTCAACTACATTAGGTATCCATAAGCGAGCATATTCAACGTGGATGCCACATTTGCAGTTAAGTATGTTATATGATCGGTTAGGTCTCTATGAAAATGCACAAGAGCATAATGAAGCAGCACGCAGATATAAACCAAATGATAAACGCATACTTGACACTAAAAAATACTTATACCAAAGGCTGAACAAGGGGAAATAG
- a CDS encoding GNAT family N-acetyltransferase encodes MTDENYRNQGLAKQLMQHIMKEHENTCDFMYLFANDTVLDFYPKFGFTRLNESEFSLDLAKSSLQKNLYVKVKQLTIENDLALLEKFAKKRHVNSMILDVAHNESLLMFYLTVVFHEAIFYVEDIETIVLMEEEEDTLHIFDIISLNALNVEAVLASIVQETTKKVVFYFTPDFTIEGMTATIMPNDDDALFVLTKKSLLKGNFMLPLTSHC; translated from the coding sequence ATGACAGATGAAAATTATCGCAATCAAGGTTTGGCTAAGCAATTAATGCAACATATTATGAAAGAACACGAAAATACCTGTGATTTCATGTATCTATTTGCGAATGATACTGTATTGGATTTTTACCCGAAGTTCGGCTTTACACGTCTAAATGAAAGTGAGTTTAGCTTAGACTTAGCAAAAAGCTCACTTCAAAAGAATTTGTATGTGAAAGTAAAGCAGCTTACTATTGAAAATGATCTTGCATTACTTGAAAAATTTGCGAAGAAACGCCATGTAAACTCAATGATTTTAGATGTTGCGCATAATGAAAGTTTATTAATGTTTTATTTGACAGTAGTATTTCATGAAGCCATTTTTTATGTGGAAGATATAGAAACGATTGTGCTAATGGAGGAAGAAGAAGATACTCTGCATATTTTCGATATCATTTCGCTAAATGCACTAAATGTTGAAGCTGTATTAGCAAGCATTGTGCAGGAAACAACGAAAAAGGTGGTATTCTATTTCACACCTGATTTTACAATCGAGGGCATGACAGCAACCATTATGCCAAATGATGATGATGCTTTATTCGTCTTAACAAAAAAGTCATTGCTGAAGGGTAACTTTATGTTGCCGTTAACATCACATTGTTAA
- a CDS encoding response regulator transcription factor, which translates to MKLLLVEDEITLSIIISKGLKKSGYAVDTAFDGEEALDLFEINIYDLIILDLNLPKIDGMEVLRQVRSTCDDTKILILSARSEIHDKIIGLDKGANDYLVKPFDFQELEARIRNLLRRSFTQKNSIISCSNLTLDSSKKTVFVDDLLIDLTKKEYAILEYLLFHQNKVISAEELIEHIWDSEVDLFSNSLKFHIHSLRKKIAVGLGDKEVIKTIRGQGYMISES; encoded by the coding sequence ATGAAACTTTTGTTGGTAGAAGATGAGATTACATTATCCATTATTATTTCTAAAGGGTTGAAGAAGTCTGGATATGCTGTCGATACTGCATTTGATGGAGAAGAAGCGTTGGATTTATTTGAAATCAATATTTATGATTTAATTATTCTCGATTTAAATTTACCAAAAATAGATGGGATGGAGGTTTTAAGGCAGGTTAGAAGCACGTGTGACGATACAAAAATACTCATTCTTTCAGCTCGTTCTGAAATTCATGATAAAATTATTGGTCTTGATAAAGGAGCGAATGATTACTTAGTAAAGCCTTTTGATTTTCAAGAGTTAGAAGCACGAATACGTAACTTACTAAGGCGATCTTTTACTCAAAAAAACAGCATTATTTCTTGTTCAAATCTAACACTTGATAGCTCTAAAAAAACTGTGTTTGTTGATGATTTACTAATCGATTTAACGAAAAAAGAGTACGCCATTTTAGAATATTTACTATTTCATCAAAATAAAGTAATAAGTGCAGAAGAATTAATTGAACATATTTGGGATAGTGAAGTCGATTTGTTTTCAAACTCATTGAAATTCCATATTCACTCGTTAAGGAAAAAAATTGCTGTAGGATTGGGAGACAAAGAAGTCATTAAAACGATACGAGGACAAGGTTATATGATCTCAGAAAGTTAA
- a CDS encoding MurR/RpiR family transcriptional regulator — translation MHFNLLDNRSIQDIIQEKFHKLSKSQQKVAIFMLKNLQYVGMHSATNVGEQAGVSETTVIRFCYAMGLSGYAQLQREVTMHLFNEGKSSSLQNYLESKQALFEKPRFYEQTMERDAAQILNVAANINDKDFNRASELLHTKKKIYIIGYGSSNLAAKWLYFTLNLLRPNVVLMGLETNNIARALQEIDEDSVVIILSFHRYFKEPIQLAAEIQGKNCEIIGITDSPVAPIAQYATITFANEQQEMSTIDAMPALISFLNTLIAGMTAQDHEYYESQRVKYDDFQNSFIANRWS, via the coding sequence GTGCACTTCAATTTGTTGGACAATAGGTCAATACAAGATATCATTCAAGAAAAATTTCATAAACTTTCTAAAAGCCAACAAAAAGTAGCAATCTTTATGTTAAAAAATTTGCAGTATGTTGGCATGCATTCAGCTACGAATGTTGGGGAGCAAGCAGGTGTCAGTGAAACGACGGTTATTCGATTTTGCTATGCGATGGGATTATCAGGATATGCTCAATTACAGCGAGAAGTAACGATGCACTTATTCAATGAGGGCAAAAGTAGTAGTTTGCAAAATTATTTGGAATCAAAGCAAGCACTTTTTGAAAAACCTCGTTTTTATGAGCAAACAATGGAAAGAGATGCAGCGCAGATTTTAAATGTTGCCGCAAATATTAATGATAAAGATTTTAACCGCGCTTCCGAGTTACTGCATACAAAGAAGAAGATTTACATTATTGGTTACGGTTCTTCGAATTTAGCTGCGAAATGGTTATACTTCACGCTGAATTTATTACGTCCGAATGTAGTACTTATGGGGTTGGAAACGAACAATATTGCTAGAGCTTTGCAAGAAATTGATGAGGACTCTGTAGTTATAATTCTATCGTTTCATCGCTATTTTAAAGAACCAATTCAATTAGCCGCAGAAATTCAAGGGAAAAATTGTGAAATTATCGGTATAACAGATTCACCAGTAGCACCTATTGCGCAGTATGCAACGATTACGTTTGCAAATGAGCAACAAGAAATGTCAACGATTGACGCTATGCCAGCACTTATTTCATTTTTGAATACGCTAATTGCTGGGATGACAGCACAGGATCATGAGTATTATGAAAGTCAACGCGTAAAATATGATGATTTTCAAAATAGCTTTATTGCAAATCGATGGAGTTGA
- a CDS encoding sensor histidine kinase — MKKLTLRMRLTVLTGCILTAIAIILTGISIYSAKDKFVEPLSKTILDTSSLNQKQSLNKEIVEEPILDEYSNTGLNVQMKITEAKEQFVDESIIGMIIMIIVGIGATYIIAGQALKPVNDLSHKVKNINEHNLSYRIENISTKDEIGDLAASFNKMLDRLEQSFIYQKSFAANAAHELKTPLATIKAGIQVLKLDNAPTIEDYEENIEVTEQSTERLIHVVNDLLTLAYKQTEKFSDNIELKNLFETISQELQPLCLEKTTTIYLDICEETIIGNQTLIYRVFYNLIENALKYNMNNGIVKVIGRPQNKFIHISISDTGIGIPKEAIPYIFEPFFRVDQSRARKLGGTGLGLSIVRTIIEKHKGTISVKSTVNVGTTFEVKLPKT, encoded by the coding sequence ATGAAAAAACTAACATTAAGAATGAGGCTAACGGTTTTAACGGGCTGTATTTTGACAGCAATCGCGATTATCCTAACGGGCATCTCCATTTATAGCGCCAAGGATAAGTTTGTTGAGCCTCTAAGTAAAACTATACTGGATACTTCGTCTTTGAATCAAAAGCAAAGTTTAAATAAAGAAATCGTTGAAGAACCTATATTGGATGAATATAGTAATACTGGGTTAAACGTTCAAATGAAAATTACTGAAGCAAAAGAACAGTTTGTAGATGAGAGTATTATTGGGATGATTATTATGATCATAGTGGGTATCGGTGCAACTTATATAATAGCAGGTCAAGCGTTAAAGCCAGTAAATGACCTCAGTCACAAGGTGAAAAATATTAATGAGCATAATCTATCTTACCGTATTGAAAACATTTCTACAAAAGATGAAATTGGAGATTTAGCTGCTTCATTCAATAAAATGCTTGATCGTTTGGAACAATCTTTTATTTATCAAAAGAGCTTTGCAGCAAATGCTGCACATGAACTAAAAACACCCCTTGCAACCATTAAAGCAGGCATACAGGTACTAAAACTTGATAATGCTCCTACAATAGAGGATTATGAGGAAAATATAGAGGTTACTGAACAAAGCACAGAAAGGCTGATACATGTTGTTAATGACTTATTAACTTTAGCATACAAACAAACTGAAAAATTTTCTGATAACATTGAGCTGAAAAACTTGTTTGAAACAATTTCTCAAGAATTACAACCGCTATGCCTCGAAAAAACTACAACGATTTACTTAGATATTTGCGAAGAAACTATTATAGGAAATCAAACGCTCATATATCGAGTTTTTTATAATTTGATAGAAAATGCCTTAAAATATAATATGAATAACGGAATTGTAAAAGTAATCGGTCGACCCCAAAATAAGTTCATTCATATTTCTATTTCAGATACGGGAATTGGTATACCGAAAGAGGCAATACCATATATTTTTGAACCTTTTTTTCGTGTAGATCAATCTCGAGCTCGCAAGCTCGGTGGTACTGGTTTAGGCTTATCCATCGTCAGAACCATTATTGAAAAACATAAGGGCACTATAAGTGTAAAAAGCACAGTAAACGTTGGTACAACATTTGAAGTGAAATTACCAAAAACATAA
- a CDS encoding M20 peptidase aminoacylase family protein produces MNEVLQSLQPRLAGIFLHLHEHAEISWQEQQTTQYIANLLREANMEPQMFDDMTGLYVDIGKGVPRVGFRTDIDALWQEVDGVFKANHSCGHDGHMTMAIGTALLLKDMESTLSGAVRILFQPAEEKAEGARALVEKGVIDDLEYLFGVHVRPLKELQDGTYAPALYHGAAKLFTGKIIGEEAHGARPELGINAIEVGAAIVEGLQKIWTDPNVSASAKMTQFNAGGTSANIIPGKATFSIDARAQTNEVMHALTEGIERVKASVEAMYCAKIELQVDAHIVAALVNDEALEHMRAAIIDVVGEVACASPVVTPGGEDFHFYTYEKTELKATMLGLGCGVTPGLHHPKMTFNRERLITGVGIITRAILRAL; encoded by the coding sequence ATGAACGAGGTTTTACAAAGTTTACAACCAAGACTTGCTGGAATATTTTTACATTTACATGAACATGCAGAAATTAGTTGGCAGGAACAGCAAACGACGCAATACATTGCAAATTTACTGAGGGAAGCCAATATGGAACCACAAATGTTCGACGATATGACGGGTCTTTATGTTGATATTGGTAAAGGAGTACCCAGGGTAGGCTTTCGAACGGATATAGACGCGCTTTGGCAAGAAGTGGACGGTGTTTTCAAGGCAAATCATTCTTGTGGTCATGATGGCCATATGACCATGGCTATTGGCACGGCATTACTTTTAAAGGACATGGAGTCAACACTTTCGGGTGCAGTGCGCATCCTTTTTCAACCAGCGGAAGAAAAGGCAGAGGGTGCTCGTGCACTAGTCGAAAAAGGGGTTATTGATGACTTGGAATACTTGTTTGGCGTTCATGTTCGTCCACTGAAAGAATTACAGGATGGAACATATGCACCAGCGTTATATCACGGTGCGGCTAAACTTTTCACGGGTAAGATTATCGGAGAAGAGGCACATGGAGCACGACCTGAACTTGGCATTAACGCGATTGAGGTAGGGGCAGCGATTGTAGAGGGGCTACAAAAAATTTGGACAGATCCGAATGTATCAGCCTCGGCAAAAATGACGCAATTTAATGCAGGAGGTACTTCCGCTAATATTATTCCTGGAAAAGCAACATTTAGTATTGATGCACGTGCACAAACGAATGAAGTGATGCATGCGTTAACAGAAGGTATTGAACGTGTAAAGGCATCGGTGGAAGCAATGTATTGTGCGAAGATTGAACTGCAAGTGGATGCACATATTGTTGCTGCATTAGTGAATGATGAGGCATTAGAACATATGCGTGCAGCAATTATTGATGTGGTTGGGGAAGTAGCGTGCGCATCACCGGTTGTTACACCAGGCGGAGAAGACTTTCATTTTTATACGTATGAAAAGACAGAACTCAAAGCAACGATGCTAGGACTTGGTTGTGGTGTTACGCCAGGACTACATCATCCGAAAATGACATTTAATAGAGAACGTCTCATAACAGGTGTAGGTATTATTACAAGAGCTATTTTACGTGCGTTATAG
- a CDS encoding DNA topoisomerase III, producing MAKSLVLAEKPSVARDIANVLKCNKKGNGFLEGDKYIVTWALGHLVTLADPESYDEKYKQWKLEDLPMLPERLKLTTIKQTSKQYNAVKSQLTRGDVNEIIIATDAGREGELVARWIIDRAKVNKPIKRLWISSVTDKAIKEGFANLKPGKAYENLYHAAVARSEADWYLGLNSSRALSTKHNAQLNTGRVQTPVVAIIAKREDEINYFKPQTYYGIEAQTADKLKLTWQDKNGNSRNFDKEKVDAIVKKLGNKDAIVTDIDRKPKKTFSPGLYDLTELQRDANKIFGYSAKETLNIMQKLYEQHKVLTYPRTDSRYISSDIVSTLPERLKACGIGEYRSLTSKVLNKPIKASKSFVDDSKVSDHHAIIPTEGYVNFSAMTDKERKIYDLVIKRFLAVLFPAFEYEQLTLNATIGDEKFVARGKTIINAGWKEVYENRFDDEEQGEDVKEQILPRLEKGQTLKTKLIAQTSGQTKPPARFNEATLLSAMENPAKYMETSDKLLADTLKSTGGLGTVATRADIIEKLFNSFMIEKRGGKEIYITSKGRQLLDLVPEALKSPETTAQWEQKLEQIATGKLKKEVFINEMKNHTKEIVSTIKASDKKYKHDNISTKSCPDCGKPMLEVNGKKGKMLVCQDRECGHRKNVARVTNARCPQCKKKLELRGEGDGQIFVCKCGHREKLSAFEARRKKEGGGKVDKRSVQKYLKQQEKEEAPINNAFADLLKGMKFD from the coding sequence ATGGCTAAAAGTTTAGTATTAGCAGAAAAACCTTCAGTAGCACGTGATATTGCGAATGTATTGAAGTGTAATAAAAAAGGAAATGGCTTTTTAGAAGGCGACAAATATATCGTAACGTGGGCGTTAGGGCATTTAGTAACATTAGCGGACCCAGAAAGCTACGATGAAAAATATAAACAATGGAAGCTAGAAGATTTACCGATGCTACCTGAGCGTCTGAAATTGACAACAATTAAACAAACGAGCAAGCAATATAACGCAGTAAAATCTCAATTGACTCGCGGGGATGTCAATGAAATTATCATTGCCACGGATGCTGGTCGTGAAGGCGAACTTGTGGCACGTTGGATTATTGATCGTGCGAAAGTGAATAAACCAATTAAGCGTTTATGGATTTCATCTGTTACAGATAAAGCAATTAAAGAAGGTTTTGCGAATTTAAAACCAGGTAAAGCATATGAAAATTTATATCATGCAGCTGTCGCACGTAGCGAAGCAGACTGGTACTTAGGGCTGAATTCAAGTCGCGCACTTTCCACAAAACATAATGCCCAATTAAATACAGGACGAGTTCAAACACCCGTGGTAGCAATCATTGCGAAACGTGAAGATGAAATTAATTATTTTAAGCCACAAACATACTATGGTATCGAAGCTCAAACAGCTGATAAACTAAAACTAACTTGGCAAGATAAGAACGGTAATAGTCGTAACTTCGATAAAGAAAAAGTCGATGCTATCGTTAAAAAGCTTGGCAACAAGGATGCTATCGTAACTGACATTGATCGCAAACCTAAAAAGACGTTTTCTCCTGGGCTTTATGATTTAACTGAGCTACAACGTGATGCCAATAAAATCTTTGGTTATTCTGCAAAAGAAACGCTGAACATTATGCAAAAGCTGTATGAGCAGCACAAAGTATTGACGTATCCTCGTACAGATTCACGTTATATCTCATCCGACATCGTTAGTACCCTTCCCGAGCGTTTAAAAGCGTGCGGAATTGGAGAGTATCGTTCTTTAACAAGCAAAGTCTTAAACAAACCAATAAAGGCTTCTAAATCGTTTGTAGATGATAGTAAGGTATCCGATCACCATGCCATTATTCCAACTGAGGGTTACGTGAATTTCTCTGCTATGACCGATAAGGAGCGAAAAATCTATGACCTTGTTATAAAACGTTTCTTAGCAGTACTTTTCCCTGCTTTTGAATACGAACAGCTCACATTGAATGCAACAATTGGCGATGAGAAATTTGTTGCGCGTGGCAAAACAATTATTAACGCTGGTTGGAAAGAAGTGTACGAAAATCGATTTGATGATGAGGAACAAGGTGAAGATGTAAAAGAACAAATCCTTCCTCGTCTAGAAAAAGGACAAACATTAAAAACAAAACTAATTGCACAAACGTCAGGGCAAACAAAGCCACCTGCACGCTTCAATGAGGCGACTTTACTATCTGCAATGGAAAACCCTGCGAAATATATGGAAACAAGCGATAAGCTACTGGCAGACACATTAAAATCTACTGGTGGACTTGGTACAGTTGCGACGCGTGCAGACATTATTGAAAAACTATTTAACTCGTTTATGATTGAAAAACGTGGTGGAAAAGAGATTTACATCACTTCTAAAGGTCGTCAGCTCCTTGATTTAGTACCAGAAGCATTAAAATCTCCTGAAACAACTGCACAATGGGAGCAAAAGCTAGAACAAATTGCAACAGGCAAGTTAAAAAAAGAAGTATTCATCAATGAAATGAAAAACCACACTAAAGAAATCGTTTCAACTATTAAAGCAAGTGATAAAAAATACAAGCATGACAATATCTCAACAAAGTCTTGTCCAGATTGTGGGAAGCCAATGCTTGAAGTGAACGGTAAAAAAGGCAAAATGCTTGTGTGCCAAGATCGCGAATGTGGTCACCGTAAAAACGTGGCTCGTGTCACAAACGCTCGTTGCCCACAGTGTAAGAAAAAGCTAGAATTACGTGGCGAAGGCGATGGTCAAATTTTTGTATGTAAATGTGGACATCGTGAGAAGTTATCTGCATTTGAAGCCCGTCGTAAAAAAGAAGGCGGCGGTAAAGTAGATAAGCGATCTGTGCAGAAGTATTTGAAGCAACAGGAAAAAGAGGAAGCACCGATTAATAATGCTTTTGCGGATTTATTAAAAGGGATGAAGTTTGATTAA
- a CDS encoding GNAT family N-acetyltransferase, with protein MIDIREVKTIEQLEQVQQLEYDVWGMPPIPIHQTLTAVKNGGIVVGAYDGDKLVGYSYGFAGFREGKSYLCSHMLGIDEHYRSQGIGESLKQAQQAIAVERGYDLMVWTFDPLETRNGYLNLSKLNGVCHTYVENCYGEMQDGLNKGLPSDRFEVSWYLTSDYVVNDVAIDATTAVNVASCTLNEQGLPHLKFSEDSIFNKAVYTLPVPRDFQTLKAQDPALALDWRLKTRQLIQSLFAQGYTAVQLQQQENYNEYVLVKLATLGLEGAN; from the coding sequence ATGATTGATATTCGTGAAGTGAAAACAATCGAACAATTAGAGCAGGTACAACAACTCGAATATGACGTGTGGGGTATGCCACCAATTCCAATTCATCAAACATTAACTGCGGTGAAAAATGGTGGTATCGTGGTTGGAGCTTATGATGGTGACAAATTAGTTGGTTATAGCTATGGATTTGCTGGTTTCCGAGAGGGAAAAAGTTATTTATGTTCTCATATGTTAGGTATTGATGAGCATTATCGTTCGCAAGGAATTGGAGAATCATTAAAACAAGCTCAACAAGCCATTGCAGTTGAGCGAGGCTATGATTTAATGGTGTGGACATTTGACCCGCTGGAAACACGTAATGGTTATCTCAATCTGTCAAAGTTAAATGGTGTTTGCCACACGTATGTAGAAAATTGCTACGGCGAAATGCAGGATGGCTTAAATAAGGGATTACCTTCCGATCGTTTTGAGGTGAGCTGGTATTTAACATCTGACTACGTAGTGAACGATGTTGCCATTGATGCAACTACCGCTGTAAATGTAGCAAGCTGTACGCTCAATGAGCAAGGCTTACCACATCTTAAATTTTCTGAAGATTCCATCTTTAATAAGGCGGTGTATACATTACCCGTACCGAGGGATTTTCAAACGTTAAAGGCACAGGACCCTGCATTGGCATTAGATTGGCGCTTGAAAACTCGCCAATTGATACAAAGTTTATTTGCGCAAGGTTATACAGCAGTTCAATTGCAGCAACAGGAAAACTATAACGAGTATGTACTCGTAAAATTAGCAACATTAGGCTTGGAAGGAGCTAACTAA
- the menC gene encoding o-succinylbenzoate synthase, translating into MKITEITIRQLKMKLKAPFTTSFGTFDDRDFLVLEAKDDSGTIGWGESVAFHSPWYNEETLQTNWHMLEDFLIPLILHKEISHPDEVNERFKPIRKNNMAKSTLEGAIWDIYAQQTNQSLAAALGGKKDKIEVGISIGIQKSIEDLVGLVDGYVKEGYKRMKIKIKPGWDVEVMRTLRETFPDVALMADANSAYCLADADTLKQLDAFQLTMIEQPLASDDIIDHAKLQELIDTPICLDESIHSLEDARKAVELGSTRIINIKIGRVGGLTEAKKIHDYCEANNVPVWCGGMLESGIGRAHNVALTTLSNFILPGDTAGSNRYWEKDIIEPEVVAEDGYIQVPQIAGIGYNVNVDTINSFTVAQKTYK; encoded by the coding sequence ATGAAAATTACTGAAATTACAATTCGCCAACTGAAGATGAAATTAAAAGCACCATTTACAACAAGTTTTGGTACGTTTGACGATAGAGACTTTTTAGTTTTAGAAGCAAAAGATGACTCAGGTACTATTGGCTGGGGAGAATCAGTTGCATTCCATTCACCATGGTACAACGAAGAAACGCTACAAACAAACTGGCATATGCTAGAGGATTTCCTAATTCCGCTAATTTTGCATAAAGAAATTAGTCATCCTGATGAAGTCAATGAACGCTTCAAACCAATTCGCAAAAATAATATGGCAAAGTCAACGTTAGAAGGTGCGATTTGGGATATTTATGCACAGCAAACGAATCAATCATTAGCAGCCGCGCTTGGTGGCAAAAAGGACAAAATTGAAGTTGGTATTAGTATTGGCATTCAAAAATCAATTGAGGACTTGGTTGGCTTAGTAGACGGATATGTAAAAGAAGGCTATAAACGGATGAAAATTAAAATAAAGCCAGGTTGGGATGTAGAAGTGATGCGTACATTACGTGAAACGTTTCCAGATGTAGCGTTGATGGCAGATGCAAATTCGGCATATTGCCTAGCAGATGCGGACACGTTAAAGCAGCTTGATGCCTTTCAGTTAACGATGATTGAGCAACCACTAGCATCTGACGATATTATCGACCATGCTAAATTACAAGAACTAATCGATACACCTATTTGCTTAGATGAAAGTATTCATTCATTAGAAGATGCTCGAAAAGCAGTAGAGTTAGGTAGTACTCGCATCATTAACATTAAAATTGGTCGCGTCGGTGGCTTAACAGAAGCGAAAAAAATTCATGACTACTGTGAAGCAAATAATGTCCCAGTTTGGTGTGGCGGCATGCTGGAGTCAGGAATTGGACGTGCTCATAATGTGGCTTTAACAACACTCTCAAATTTCATATTACCAGGTGATACAGCAGGTTCAAATCGTTACTGGGAAAAGGATATCATCGAACCAGAGGTCGTTGCAGAAGACGGTTATATTCAAGTGCCTCAAATAGCAGGAATCGGCTATAACGTAAATGTGGACACGATCAATTCATTTACAGTAGCACAAAAAACATATAAATAA